Part of the Planctomycetia bacterium genome is shown below.
GCGCTGCAGACCGCGAAGCATCCGCCGCAATTCCGTCCGCAACCGCGTATCGACATGCGCGAACGGTTCATCCAGCAGCCAGATGCCAGCGCCGCGCACCAGCAACCTGCCGAGCCCGACCCGCTGCCGTTCGCCGCCGGAAAGCGCCGCGGGGCGCCGCTCCAGCAAATTGGCCAGACCGAGTCGCCTGGCCACTTGCTCGACGCGTTCGCGCACTGCGGGCGCCGATGCCACCGGGGCTTCGCGCCATCGCAGCCAGCCGCGGCGACGCGCTTGGAGAGAGAAACCAAGATTGTCCCGCACGCTCAAGTGCGGATACAAAGCTTCCTCTTGAAACAACATCGCCACGTCACGGGCATGCGGTGGGAGGCGATTCGCTTCGCTGTCACGGAGCCGTAAGACTCCGCTTGCTGGCGACTCCAACCCGGCGATCAGCCGCAACGTCGTGCTCTTGCCGCAACCACTCGGCCCCAAGAGCACCAACAGCTCGCCGTCGAGAACCTCTAGATCGAGGTCATTGACCGCCTTGATCCCGCCTGGATAAGTGTGCGAAACACCCGCCAGCGAGATTCTTGCCATGCCTTGAAGCCCGTCGTCCCGCCACCGCCTGACAGTCGCTGTCGGCCCAACGCCGCCAGCAACGCCAAAGCCGTTTCAAGACAACAACTTAGTGGACGCCGCAATTGAGAAAAGATAACGGGCTAGGTCCGGGGAGTCAAGGTGCCCGGGGCGCGTGACGCCGCAGCTCGCCAGTCCGAGGAATCGAATAAAAAAAAAGGCAGTCGGGGGATCTTGTCGACCGACGGGTTCAAATCACAAAATGCAAAGTAGTGGCAGTCAATTGCTCCAGGCCAATGACCGGAAGGAACCGCCATGTTGGGTGAACCGCAAGTTCAAACGGAATC
Proteins encoded:
- a CDS encoding ABC transporter ATP-binding protein; translated protein: MARISLAGVSHTYPGGIKAVNDLDLEVLDGELLVLLGPSGCGKSTTLRLIAGLESPASGVLRLRDSEANRLPPHARDVAMLFQEEALYPHLSVRDNLGFSLQARRRGWLRWREAPVASAPAVRERVEQVARRLGLANLLERRPAALSGGERQRVGLGRLLVRGAGIWLLDEPFAHVDTRLRTELRRMLRGLQREQAATAVYVTHDQAEAFALADRVAVMRDGRIEQVGTRQELYERPVNQFVAGFVGDPPMNFALGEVQWENGSARFVAEGWSLRLGDQDQVGEAGRRLVAGFRPSILHLVDTTNTQAGSIRRIGMAIVVGEEWHGETAYTAIAWHALQRPEPAQWWWVKSPTDLKVEIGSQVAVAVEQEPLWFDAVSGERV